The Populus alba chromosome 13, ASM523922v2, whole genome shotgun sequence genome contains the following window.
ggcttactgaacatcttgcaagcccagtgagcatgtaaggcaccgcgggggtgacaagCGTACACAAGTGGGGGGgtgtctttattattattattattattattatttgataatccagggtgtccggaccagcttgcgCGCGCCACAACTAATCCCCCGGcttactgaacatcctgcaagcccagtgagcatgtaaggcaccgcgggggtgacaagCGTACACAAGTGAGGCTTGAACCCTGGTGTGGAGAAAGAGAACAAGTCTCTTCAACCACTAGGCCACAACCCCATGTGTATCTCTTTTATTATCTTATGCAGACAACTGGAAGAAGTGCTATAGTGtagtttgtaaataaataataataaaaagaagatatttatggcatgttgaaaataaatgtccctcctaatatttttaagtgttgttttttattgtatagTAAATTAAGTTATGGTGGATAGACTTTTTTATTTggctttttaatattattatatggatatttataatattaaaagataatatttgaaatttaaaatttaatatgaataattataCTGTTACATGAATAATCATGCTATTTGATGAACAATCATAATATTTCGTCGTTAtgtttcaagtttataaaaacatgttactatatagaaaaaaaacacaataaaaacatgtattttttcttggtcttatcttttcattcatttaaaaatttaattatattttaaaaatattatctctatataaaataaataaataccttaagataatattttcacatctctaaatcaattttatatttgtttccatccttaaaaaagtagaaaaagcTTGAATGCTTGTAAAGATCACAGGGGGGGCTGCGCAGAACAAGCCACCAAGAAATATCTTCTTGAACTTGGAAAAGCATATAGAGTCGACCCCTTCTATTATTTTATGCATGTGAGAAGCAAGGcatgttaaataaataacaatataactTCTATATttgcaaaaaacaaagcaaaagagaaaagtgatgagaaaaaaaacaatatcaatcaGCCAGAACCACATGACTTTGTACAGGAATATATTCaaaatgttttgcttttttgCCTTCAAACCCAACTATTGGGTCCCACATCGGCCACCTCCCTATGtggatatatataaaagtatattaCTATGGCatatattaaagatataaagccaaaaatattgtatttatattaaaatatattaaaataatattttttaaaatatattttcaagatcACCATTCTTAATTATCCATGGTACATTTTCTTTATAGCAGCAGCCCTTGAAGGGATTCGATGAGAGGATATGCAATTTTTATCAGAGGATGAACACTTGATCAAGCAccctctatattttttattttttccttaagaAAGGCAAAAGAACAGGGCACAATATGAACAAGATAAGCTTCTCAGCCATTACCACACATTAATTCATGTTCTTTTGTACGAGCATGCacgtttgtttttatgtttgaatattttggaaaaaaattgtccttttgttttatattatttatttcatgttgtttgatgtatgaatattaaaaataattttttaaaaataaaaagttattgttttaatatgtttttaaataaaaaaaaaaactataaaatacaaTCACTGCCACAATAAATACCACCATAACGATACCCTTCTGATCTCTCACCCTAACTTGCAACCAACAACGACAAGCTGTCTTTAGATTCTTTGTAACACAGCAAGCAAGcaagcgagagagagagagagagagagatgtttcAAAACATTATCGATGCCATTACTGGTAACAGTGATGGGAGTAAGAAGTTGAAGTGTGGTGATGGTGagtgcaagaaaatcaaagggaCTGTTGtgttgatgaagaagaatgTTTTGGCTTTCAATGATTTCAACGCATCAGTTCTTGATCGTGTTCATGAGCTGCTAGGTCAGAGAGTCTCTCTGCAACTCATTAGCGCTGTTAACAgtgaccttccaggtgagtaacagttttatttcttcatcttgttgcttgttttttatgccttttcaaCCTCGAAAAACCATTATTTTCTGGTGGGATACTTTGAACCTGTGCAGAGGGATCGGAGAGATAGAAGAGGACAGTGCTTGATTTCTTACACTTACTAGTTTCCATGCATGGTTCACCCTTGAATATGCAGTGGACTAATAGCTATATTCTCAAGGAAATTAGAGGGAAGTAAAGCAAGCAAAAACGTagcctttaaaataaaaaacaaatgagctcaaacataaaatttatttgattataaaaataaaaatataaaataaaatataaccgAAATAGTTTTGGAGTAAATTTATAGGAAGGATAAGGAGACTTGTCTTCTTTGTCCCTCCTATctcggtgtttttttttttttcccgagaaAAACAGCAAGTATGTTATTACTAGACATCACAGTGAAACAAAGTTTCTAAGAGGTCATTTTAATACTTAATTAATCTGAACTAACTTAACTTATAATTAGAACATGGCTTAacaaaattcatttataatttaactGTAAATGGACCTGCTAAGATAGTTATTAGCTAATTGATGAGGATTCTGGTGCCTTTTGTAGAGAATGATTTGAAAGGGAAGCTAGGAGAGCCTGCATATTTGGAAGAATGGGTCACTACAGTCACTCCCTTAACCGCAGGCGAGGCGGCATTCAAAGTAACCTTTGATTGGGATGAGGAGGTCGGAGTTCCAGGGGCATTCCTGATAAGAAACAATCATCCCAGTGAATTCTACCTCAAGACTGTCTCTCTTGAAGGTGTTCCTGGCCATGGCCGAGTCCACTTTGTTTGCAACTCATGGATTTATCCTGCAAAACGTTACAATAAAGATCGTGTTTTCTTCACTAACCAGGTAATTATCAAGTAACATAGAGAGATGAGGTTAGATGTGAATATTTGACTGAGCTACAGTAGATTCTGATACATTTGTACAGACATTTCTGCCACACGAGACACCAGCACCGCTACGTAAATACAGGGAAGAAGAACTGGTTCATTTGAGAGGAAATGGAGAAGGAGAGCTTAAGGAATGGGACCGCGTTTACGACTATGCTTACTACAATGATTTGGGAGATCCTGACAAGGGTCCAAACTATGTCCGCCCTGTTCTTGGAGGGTCTTCTGAGTATCCTTATCCCCGTAGGGGCAGAACAGGCCGAGCAGCAACAGAATCAGGTCATTTACCTGTTGATCCAGAATCTCACATTTTATGTTGCATTTTACACTGCTTGACAATTGTAAAACTTTTCCATGATCTTGTTGCAGATCCCAACACAGAGAGCAGTCAGCCACTTCTGATGAGCTTAAACATTTATGTTCCAAGAGATGAACGATTCGGTCACTTGAAGATGGCAGACTTCCTTGCTTATGCACTGAAATCTATAGCTCAATTCGTCAAGCCTGAACTGGAAGCATTATGTGACAGCACCCCTAATGAGTTTGACTCCTTTGATGATGTATTGAAACTCTACGAGGGAGGCTTTGAGCTTCCTGAAGGTCCCCTACTAGATAATCTTCGGAAAAACATTCCCTTGGAGATGCTTAAGGAAATTTTTAGAACTGATGGCGAAAACCTCTTCAAATTTCCAAAGCCTCAAGTGATTCAAGGTTTGAACTAAAACATTTTAACTCTATGTTTGGAATTTTTCATAAACATACACTCACCCATCTCCCTTTTGGCCACTAAATTATGATATCCTTTGCAGATAACCATTCTGCCTGGAGGACTGATGAAGAATTTGGCAGAGAAATGCTGGCAGGAGTAAACCCAGTTATCATTCGTCGTCTTGAGGTAAGCTAAAGTTCCAATAGAATTTTCTGTCTccgaaatttatattttttgttttttctctgtgTCTAACAACAAATCATTGCAGGAATTCCCTCCCAAAAGCAAGCTAGACAGCAAGCAATATGGTGATCAAAACAGCTCAATAACAGAGGAGCACATCAAGGACAATCTGGATGGACTGACCATAGATGAGGTACAATTGAGTTTAAGATCAGATCTGTGAATGTTTCACAGAATGAGATGCTGAATTTAGTCAccccaataaagaaaaaaaacaactgtaGCTGAAATTATTTGTTGTTGAATAGGCAATCAAGAACAACAGGATGTTCATATTAGATCATCACGATGAATTGATGCCATACCTGAGGAGGATAAACACTACTACCACAAAGACTTATGCCTCAAGGACTCTGCTTTTCTTGAAAGATGATGGAACTTTGAAGCCACTAGTAATTGAGTTAAGCTTGCCTCATGATAAGGGAGATAAATTTGGAGCCATTAGCAAAGTCTATACCCCAGCTGAAGATGGTGTTGAAGGTACCATTTGGCAGCTGGCTAAAGCTTACGTGGGTGTAAACGACTCTGGTTACCATCAGCTTATTAGCCATTTTTTGAACACTCATGCTGTGAGTGAACCATTTGTGATTGCAACAAATAGACAACTCAGTGTGCTTCACCCGATCTATAAACTCTTGGAACCTCACTTCCGCGACACAATGAACATAAATGCGCTTGCTAGGCAGACACTAATTAAT
Protein-coding sequences here:
- the LOC118060796 gene encoding probable linoleate 9S-lipoxygenase 5; its protein translation is MFQNIIDAITGNSDGSKKLKCGDGECKKIKGTVVLMKKNVLAFNDFNASVLDRVHELLGQRVSLQLISAVNSDLPENDLKGKLGEPAYLEEWVTTVTPLTAGEAAFKVTFDWDEEVGVPGAFLIRNNHPSEFYLKTVSLEGVPGHGRVHFVCNSWIYPAKRYNKDRVFFTNQTFLPHETPAPLRKYREEELVHLRGNGEGELKEWDRVYDYAYYNDLGDPDKGPNYVRPVLGGSSEYPYPRRGRTGRAATESDPNTESSQPLLMSLNIYVPRDERFGHLKMADFLAYALKSIAQFVKPELEALCDSTPNEFDSFDDVLKLYEGGFELPEGPLLDNLRKNIPLEMLKEIFRTDGENLFKFPKPQVIQDNHSAWRTDEEFGREMLAGVNPVIIRRLEEFPPKSKLDSKQYGDQNSSITEEHIKDNLDGLTIDEAIKNNRMFILDHHDELMPYLRRINTTTTKTYASRTLLFLKDDGTLKPLVIELSLPHDKGDKFGAISKVYTPAEDGVEGTIWQLAKAYVGVNDSGYHQLISHFLNTHAVSEPFVIATNRQLSVLHPIYKLLEPHFRDTMNINALARQTLINAGGILESTVYPAKYAMEMSSVIYKNWNFTEQALPEDLKKRGVAVEDPKAPHGVRLLIKDYPYAVDGLEIWFAIKEWVKDYCSFYYKDDDMIQKDSELQSWWKEVREEGHGDLKDAPWWPKMKSREELIDSCTIIIWVASALHAAVNFGQYPYAGYLPNRPTISRRFMPEEGSPDYEELKLNPEKAFLKTITAQLQTLLGISLIEILSRHSSDEVYLGQRDTPEWTADREPLEAFEKFGKKLAVIEDRMFDMNKDVSLKNRVGSVKVPYTLLVPTSEGGLTGRGIPNSVSI